One window of Mus caroli chromosome 11, CAROLI_EIJ_v1.1, whole genome shotgun sequence genomic DNA carries:
- the Mink1 gene encoding misshapen-like kinase 1 isoform X2 produces MGDPAPARSLDDIDLSALRDPAGIFELVEVVGNGTYGQVYKGRHVKTGQLAAIKVMDVTEDEEEEIKQEINMLKKYSHHRNIATYYGAFIKKSPPGNDDQLWLVMEFCGAGSVTDLVKNTKGNALKEDCIAYICREILRGLAHLHAHKVIHRDIKGQNVLLTENAEVKLVDFGVSAQLDRTVGRRNTFIGTPYWMAPEVIACDENPDATYDYRSDIWSLGITAIEMAEGAPPLCDMHPMRALFLIPRNPPPRLKSKKWSKKFTDFIDTCLIKTYLSRPPTEQLLKFPFIRDQPTERQVRIQLKDHIDRSRKKRGEKEETEYEYSGSEEEDDSHGEEGEPSSIMNVPGESTLRREFLRLQQENKSNSEALKQQQQQLQQQQQRDPEAHIKHLLHQRQRRIEEQKEERRRVEEQQRREREQRKLQEKEQQRRLEDMQALRREEERRQAEREQEYIRHRLEEEQRQLEILQQQLLQEQALLLEYKRKQLEEQRQSERLQRQLQQEHAYLKSLQQQQQQQQLQKQQQQQQILPGDRKPLYHYGRGINPADKPAWAREVEERARMNKQQNSPLAKAKPSSAGPEPPISQASPSPPGPLSQTPPMQRPVEPQEGPHKSLVAHRVPLKPYAAPVPRSQSLQDQPTRNLAAFPASHDPDPAAVPTPTATPSARGAVIRQNSDPTSEGPGPSPNPPSWVRPDNEAPPKVPQRTSSIATALNTSGAGGSRPAQAVRARPRSNSAWQIYLQRRAERGTPKPPGPPAQPPGPPNASSNPDLRRSDPGWERSDSVLPASHGHLPQAGSLERNRNRVGASTKLDSSPVLSPGNKAKPEDHRSRPGRPASYKRAIGEDFVLLKERTLDEAPKPPKKAMDYSSSSEEVESSEEEEEEGDGEPSEGSRDTPGGRDGDTDSVSTMVVHDVEEISGTQPSYGGGTMVVQRTPEEERSLLLADSNGYTNLPDVVQPSHSPTENSKGQSPPTKDGGSDYQSRGLVKAPGKSSFTMFVDLGIYQPGGSGDTIPITALVGGEGGRLDQLQFDVRKGSVVNVNPTNTRAHSETPEIRKYKKRFNSEILCAALWGVNLLVGTENGLMLLDRSGQGKVYGLIGRRRFQQMDVLEGLNLLITISGKRNKLRVYYLSWLRNKILHNDPEVEKKQGWTTVGDMEGCGHYRVVKYERIKFLVIALKNSVEVYAWAPKPYHKFMAFKSFADLPHRPLLVDLTVEEGQRLKVIYGSSAGFHAVDVDSGNSYDIYIPVHIQSQITPHAIIFLPNTDGMEMLLCYEDEGVYVNTYGRIIKDVVLQWGEMPTSVAYICSNQIMGWGEKAIEIRSVETGHLDGVFMHKRAQRLKFLCERNDKVFFASVRSGGSSQVYFMTLNRNCIMNW; encoded by the exons gacCCTGCAGGAATCTTTGAGCTGGTGGAGGTGGTTGGCAATGGAACCTATGGGCAGGTATACAAG GGGCGGCACGTCAAGACTGGGCAGCTGGCTGCCATTAAGGTCATGGATGTCACAGAG gatgaggaggaagagatcaAACAGGAAATCAACATGTTAAAGAAGTACTCTCACCATCGCAATATTGCCACCTACTATGGGGCCTTTATCAAGAAGAGCCCTCCTGGGAACGATGACCAGCTCTGG CTGGTGATGGAGTTCTGCGGTGCTGGTTCAGTGACCGACCTGGTAAAGAACACAAAAGGGAACGCACTGAAGGAGGATTGCATTGCTTACATCTGCAGGGAGATTCTCAGG GGTCTTGCCCATCTCCATGCCCACAAGGTGATCCACCGAGATATCAAGGGACAAAATGTGCTGCTGACAGAGAATGCTGAAGTCAAGCTAG TGGATTTTGGGGTGAGTGCTCAGCTGGACCGCACTGTGGGCAGGCGGAACACTTTCATTGGGACCCCATACTGGATGGCTCCAGAAGTCATTGCCTGTGACGAGAACCCCGATGCCACCTATGACTACAGG aGTGACATTTGGTCTCTAGGAATCACAGCCATTGAAATGGCAGAGGGAGCCCCCC CTCTGTGTGACATGCACCCTATGCGGGCCCTCTTCCTCATCCCTCGGAACCCTCCCCCCAGGCTCAAGTCAAAGAAATG GTCTAAGAAGTTCACTGACTTCATCGACACGTGTCTCATCAAGACTTACCTGAGCCGCCCACCCACCGAACAGTTACTCAAATTCCCCTTCATCCGAGACCAGCCCACGGAGCGGCAGGTCCGCATCCAGCTCAAGGACCACATCGACCGCTCGCGGAAGAAGCGGGGTGAGAAAG AGGAGACAGAGTATGAGTACAGCGGCAGTGAGGAGGAAGACGACAGCCATGGAGAGGAAGGCGAGCCAAG CTCCATCATGAATGTGCCTGGTGAGTCCACACTGCGAAGAGAATTCCTCAGACTCCAGCAGGAGAATAAGAGCAACTCTGAGGCTttaaagcagcagcagcagcagctgcaacaacagcagcagcggGACCCGGAGGCACACATCAAACACCTGCTGCACCAACGGCAGCGCCGCatagaggagcagaaggaggagcgGCGACGTGTGGAAGAG CAACAGCGGCGAGAGCGAGAACAGCGTAAGCTGCAGGAGAAGGAGCAGCAGCGGCGATTGGAAGATATGCAAGCCCTACGACGAGAGGAAGAGAGGCGGCAAGCAGAGCGGGAACAG gaataTATCCGTCACAGGCTAGAGGAGGAGCAGCGACAGCTCGAGATCCTTCAGCAACAGCTGCTCCAGGAACAGGCCTTGCTGCTG GAATACAAGCGGAAGCAGCTGGAGGAGCAGCGGCAGTCGGAGCGGCTGCAGAGACAGCTGCAGCAGGAGCACGCCTACCTCAAgtccctgcagcagcagcagcagcagcagcagctccagaagcagcagcagcagcagcagatcctGCCTGGAGACAGGAAGCCCCTGTATCATTACGGTCGGGGCATAAATCCTGCTGACAAGCCAGCATGGGCCCGCGAG GTGGAAGAGAGAGCACGGATGAACAAGCAACAGAACTCTCCCTTGGCCAAGGCAAAGCCAAGCAGTGCGGGACCAGAGCCCCCCATCTCCCAGGCCTCTCCTAGCCCCCCAGGACCTCTTTCCCAGACTCCTCCTATGCAGAGGCCTGTGGAGCCCCAGGAAGGACCGCACAAG AGCCTGGTGGCACACCGGGTCCCACTGAAGCCATATGCAGCACCTGTACCCCGATCCCAGTCCCTGCAGGACCAGCCTACTCGAAACCTGGCTGCCTTCCCAGCCTCCCACGACCCTGACCCTGCTGCTGTCCCTACACCCACTGCCACACCCAGTGCCCGAGGAGCTGTCATCCGCCAGAATTCAGACCCCACCTCTGAAGGGCCAGGGCCTAGCCCAAACCCTCCATCCTGGGTCCGGCCTGATAATGAGGCTCCACCTAAG GTTCCACAGAGGACCTCTTCTATCGCCACTGCCCTTAACACCAGTGGGGCCGGAGGGTCCCGGCCAGCTCAGGCTGTCCGTGCCAG ACCTCGCAGTAACTCCGCCTGGCAAATCTATCTGCAGAGGCGGGCAGAGCGGGGCACCCCCAAGCCTCCCGGGCCCCCAGCTCAGCCCCCTGGCCCGCCCAACGCCTCTAG TAACCCTGACCTCAGGAGGAGTGACCCTGGCTGGGAGCGCTCAGACAGTGTCCTCCCGGCCTCCCACGGCCACCTCCCTCAGGCTGGCTCCTTGGAGCGGAACCGAAACCGTGTGGGAG CCTCCACAAAACTGGATAGCTCTCCAGTGCTCTCCCCTGGGAACAaagccaagcctgaagaccacCGCTCAAGGCCAGGCCGGCCGGCA AGCTATAAGCGAGCAATTGGCGAG GACTTTGTGTTGCTCAAAGAGCGGACTCTGGATGAGGCCCCTAAGCCTCCCAAGAAGGCCATGGACTACTCCTCATCCAGTGAGGAGGTGGAGAgcagtgaagaggaggaggaggaaggcgatGGGGAGCCGTCAGAGGGGAGCAGAGACACTCCCGGGGGCCG TGATGGTGATACAGACAGCGTCAGCACCATGGTGGTTCATGATGTTGAGGAAATATCCGGGACCCAGCCCTCATACGGCGGCGGCACCATGGTGGTCCAGCGT aCTCCTGAAGAGGAACGAAGCCTGCTGCTTGCTGATAGCAATGGCTACACAAACCTGCCTGATGTGGTCCAGCCCAGCCACTCACCTACTGAGAACAGCAAAGGTCAAAGCCCTCCAACAAAGGATGGAGGCAGTGAT TACCAGTCTCGTGGGCTGGTAAAGGCCCCAGGAAAGAGCTCATTCACCATGTTTGTGGATCTAGGGATCTACCAGCCTGGAGGCAGTGGGGACACCATCCCTATCACAG CCCTAGTGGGTGGAGAAGGTGGTCGCCTTGATCAGCTGCAGTTCGATGTGAGGAAGGGCTCTGTGGTCAACGTCAATCCCACCAACACCCGAGCTCATAGTGAAACTCCTGAAATTCGCAAGTACAAGAAGCGATTCAATTCAGAGATCCTCTGTGCAGCTCTCTGGG GGGTCAACCTCCTAGTGGGCACAGAGAATGGGCTGATGTTGCTGGACCGAAGTGGGCAGGGCAAGGTGTATGGACTTATTGGGCGACGACGCTTCCAGCAAATGGATGTCCTGGAAGGGCTCAACTTGCTCATCACCATCTCAG GGAAAAGGAACAAACTGCGGGTATATTACCTGTCCTGGCTTCGGAACAAGATTCTACACAATGACCCAGAGGTGGAAAAGAAGCAGGGGTGGACCACCGTGGGGGACATGGAGGGCTGCGGCCACTACCGTGTTG TGAAATATGAACGGATTAAATTCCTGGTCATTGCCCTGAAGAACTCCGTGGAGGTGTATGCCTGGGCCCCCAAACCCTACCACAAATTCATGGCCTTCAAG TCCTTTGCTGACCTCCCTCACCGCCCTCTACTGGTGGACCTGACAGTAGAGGAGGGACAGCGGCTCAAGGTCATCTATGGCTCCAGTGCTGGCTTCCATGCTGTGGATGTTGATTCTGGGAACAGCTATGACATCTACATCCCTGTACAT ATCCAGAGCCAGATCACACCCCACGCCATCATCTTCCTCCCCAACACTGATGGCATGGAGATGCTGCTGTGCTATGAAGATGAGGGTGTCTATGTCAACACTTACGGGCGGATCATCAAGGATGTGGTGCTGCAGTGGGGAGAGATGCCCACCTCTGTGG CCTACATCTGCTCCAACCAGATAATGGGCTGGGGTGAGAAGGCCATAGAGATCCGCTCTGTGGAGACAGGCCACCTAGATGGGGTCTTCATGCACAAGCGAGCCCAGAGGCTCAAGTTCCTGTGTGAGCGGAATGACAAG GTGTTTTTTGCCTCTGTCCGCTCTGGAGGAAGCAGCCAAGTTTACTTTATGACTCTGAACCGTAACTGCATCATGAACTGGTGA
- the Mink1 gene encoding misshapen-like kinase 1 isoform X6 — protein sequence MGDPAPARSLDDIDLSALRDPAGIFELVEVVGNGTYGQVYKGRHVKTGQLAAIKVMDVTEDEEEEIKQEINMLKKYSHHRNIATYYGAFIKKSPPGNDDQLWLVMEFCGAGSVTDLVKNTKGNALKEDCIAYICREILRGLAHLHAHKVIHRDIKGQNVLLTENAEVKLVDFGVSAQLDRTVGRRNTFIGTPYWMAPEVIACDENPDATYDYRSDIWSLGITAIEMAEGAPPLCDMHPMRALFLIPRNPPPRLKSKKWSKKFTDFIDTCLIKTYLSRPPTEQLLKFPFIRDQPTERQVRIQLKDHIDRSRKKRGEKEETEYEYSGSEEEDDSHGEEGEPSSIMNVPGESTLRREFLRLQQENKSNSEALKQQQQQLQQQQQRDPEAHIKHLLHQRQRRIEEQKEERRRVEEQQRREREQRKLQEKEQQRRLEDMQALRREEERRQAEREQEYIRHRLEEEQRQLEILQQQLLQEQALLLEYKRKQLEEQRQSERLQRQLQQEHAYLKSLQQQQQQQQLQKQQQQQQILPGDRKPLYHYGRGINPADKPAWAREVEERARMNKQQNSPLAKAKPSSAGPEPPISQASPSPPGPLSQTPPMQRPVEPQEGPHKSLVAHRVPLKPYAAPVPRSQSLQDQPTRNLAAFPASHDPDPAAVPTPTATPSARGAVIRQNSDPTSEGPGPSPNPPSWVRPDNEAPPKVPQRTSSIATALNTSGAGGSRPAQAVRASNPDLRRSDPGWERSDSVLPASHGHLPQAGSLERNRNRVGASTKLDSSPVLSPGNKAKPEDHRSRPGRPASYKRAIGEDFVLLKERTLDEAPKPPKKAMDYSSSSEEVESSEEEEEEGDGEPSEGSRDTPGGRSDGDTDSVSTMVVHDVEEISGTQPSYGGGTMVVQRTPEEERSLLLADSNGYTNLPDVVQPSHSPTENSKGQSPPTKDGGSDYQSRGLVKAPGKSSFTMFVDLGIYQPGGSGDTIPITALVGGEGGRLDQLQFDVRKGSVVNVNPTNTRAHSETPEIRKYKKRFNSEILCAALWGVNLLVGTENGLMLLDRSGQGKVYGLIGRRRFQQMDVLEGLNLLITISGKRNKLRVYYLSWLRNKILHNDPEVEKKQGWTTVGDMEGCGHYRVVKYERIKFLVIALKNSVEVYAWAPKPYHKFMAFKSFADLPHRPLLVDLTVEEGQRLKVIYGSSAGFHAVDVDSGNSYDIYIPVHIQSQITPHAIIFLPNTDGMEMLLCYEDEGVYVNTYGRIIKDVVLQWGEMPTSVAYICSNQIMGWGEKAIEIRSVETGHLDGVFMHKRAQRLKFLCERNDKVFFASVRSGGSSQVYFMTLNRNCIMNW from the exons gacCCTGCAGGAATCTTTGAGCTGGTGGAGGTGGTTGGCAATGGAACCTATGGGCAGGTATACAAG GGGCGGCACGTCAAGACTGGGCAGCTGGCTGCCATTAAGGTCATGGATGTCACAGAG gatgaggaggaagagatcaAACAGGAAATCAACATGTTAAAGAAGTACTCTCACCATCGCAATATTGCCACCTACTATGGGGCCTTTATCAAGAAGAGCCCTCCTGGGAACGATGACCAGCTCTGG CTGGTGATGGAGTTCTGCGGTGCTGGTTCAGTGACCGACCTGGTAAAGAACACAAAAGGGAACGCACTGAAGGAGGATTGCATTGCTTACATCTGCAGGGAGATTCTCAGG GGTCTTGCCCATCTCCATGCCCACAAGGTGATCCACCGAGATATCAAGGGACAAAATGTGCTGCTGACAGAGAATGCTGAAGTCAAGCTAG TGGATTTTGGGGTGAGTGCTCAGCTGGACCGCACTGTGGGCAGGCGGAACACTTTCATTGGGACCCCATACTGGATGGCTCCAGAAGTCATTGCCTGTGACGAGAACCCCGATGCCACCTATGACTACAGG aGTGACATTTGGTCTCTAGGAATCACAGCCATTGAAATGGCAGAGGGAGCCCCCC CTCTGTGTGACATGCACCCTATGCGGGCCCTCTTCCTCATCCCTCGGAACCCTCCCCCCAGGCTCAAGTCAAAGAAATG GTCTAAGAAGTTCACTGACTTCATCGACACGTGTCTCATCAAGACTTACCTGAGCCGCCCACCCACCGAACAGTTACTCAAATTCCCCTTCATCCGAGACCAGCCCACGGAGCGGCAGGTCCGCATCCAGCTCAAGGACCACATCGACCGCTCGCGGAAGAAGCGGGGTGAGAAAG AGGAGACAGAGTATGAGTACAGCGGCAGTGAGGAGGAAGACGACAGCCATGGAGAGGAAGGCGAGCCAAG CTCCATCATGAATGTGCCTGGTGAGTCCACACTGCGAAGAGAATTCCTCAGACTCCAGCAGGAGAATAAGAGCAACTCTGAGGCTttaaagcagcagcagcagcagctgcaacaacagcagcagcggGACCCGGAGGCACACATCAAACACCTGCTGCACCAACGGCAGCGCCGCatagaggagcagaaggaggagcgGCGACGTGTGGAAGAG CAACAGCGGCGAGAGCGAGAACAGCGTAAGCTGCAGGAGAAGGAGCAGCAGCGGCGATTGGAAGATATGCAAGCCCTACGACGAGAGGAAGAGAGGCGGCAAGCAGAGCGGGAACAG gaataTATCCGTCACAGGCTAGAGGAGGAGCAGCGACAGCTCGAGATCCTTCAGCAACAGCTGCTCCAGGAACAGGCCTTGCTGCTG GAATACAAGCGGAAGCAGCTGGAGGAGCAGCGGCAGTCGGAGCGGCTGCAGAGACAGCTGCAGCAGGAGCACGCCTACCTCAAgtccctgcagcagcagcagcagcagcagcagctccagaagcagcagcagcagcagcagatcctGCCTGGAGACAGGAAGCCCCTGTATCATTACGGTCGGGGCATAAATCCTGCTGACAAGCCAGCATGGGCCCGCGAG GTGGAAGAGAGAGCACGGATGAACAAGCAACAGAACTCTCCCTTGGCCAAGGCAAAGCCAAGCAGTGCGGGACCAGAGCCCCCCATCTCCCAGGCCTCTCCTAGCCCCCCAGGACCTCTTTCCCAGACTCCTCCTATGCAGAGGCCTGTGGAGCCCCAGGAAGGACCGCACAAG AGCCTGGTGGCACACCGGGTCCCACTGAAGCCATATGCAGCACCTGTACCCCGATCCCAGTCCCTGCAGGACCAGCCTACTCGAAACCTGGCTGCCTTCCCAGCCTCCCACGACCCTGACCCTGCTGCTGTCCCTACACCCACTGCCACACCCAGTGCCCGAGGAGCTGTCATCCGCCAGAATTCAGACCCCACCTCTGAAGGGCCAGGGCCTAGCCCAAACCCTCCATCCTGGGTCCGGCCTGATAATGAGGCTCCACCTAAG GTTCCACAGAGGACCTCTTCTATCGCCACTGCCCTTAACACCAGTGGGGCCGGAGGGTCCCGGCCAGCTCAGGCTGTCCGTGCCAG TAACCCTGACCTCAGGAGGAGTGACCCTGGCTGGGAGCGCTCAGACAGTGTCCTCCCGGCCTCCCACGGCCACCTCCCTCAGGCTGGCTCCTTGGAGCGGAACCGAAACCGTGTGGGAG CCTCCACAAAACTGGATAGCTCTCCAGTGCTCTCCCCTGGGAACAaagccaagcctgaagaccacCGCTCAAGGCCAGGCCGGCCGGCA AGCTATAAGCGAGCAATTGGCGAG GACTTTGTGTTGCTCAAAGAGCGGACTCTGGATGAGGCCCCTAAGCCTCCCAAGAAGGCCATGGACTACTCCTCATCCAGTGAGGAGGTGGAGAgcagtgaagaggaggaggaggaaggcgatGGGGAGCCGTCAGAGGGGAGCAGAGACACTCCCGGGGGCCG CAGTGATGGTGATACAGACAGCGTCAGCACCATGGTGGTTCATGATGTTGAGGAAATATCCGGGACCCAGCCCTCATACGGCGGCGGCACCATGGTGGTCCAGCGT aCTCCTGAAGAGGAACGAAGCCTGCTGCTTGCTGATAGCAATGGCTACACAAACCTGCCTGATGTGGTCCAGCCCAGCCACTCACCTACTGAGAACAGCAAAGGTCAAAGCCCTCCAACAAAGGATGGAGGCAGTGAT TACCAGTCTCGTGGGCTGGTAAAGGCCCCAGGAAAGAGCTCATTCACCATGTTTGTGGATCTAGGGATCTACCAGCCTGGAGGCAGTGGGGACACCATCCCTATCACAG CCCTAGTGGGTGGAGAAGGTGGTCGCCTTGATCAGCTGCAGTTCGATGTGAGGAAGGGCTCTGTGGTCAACGTCAATCCCACCAACACCCGAGCTCATAGTGAAACTCCTGAAATTCGCAAGTACAAGAAGCGATTCAATTCAGAGATCCTCTGTGCAGCTCTCTGGG GGGTCAACCTCCTAGTGGGCACAGAGAATGGGCTGATGTTGCTGGACCGAAGTGGGCAGGGCAAGGTGTATGGACTTATTGGGCGACGACGCTTCCAGCAAATGGATGTCCTGGAAGGGCTCAACTTGCTCATCACCATCTCAG GGAAAAGGAACAAACTGCGGGTATATTACCTGTCCTGGCTTCGGAACAAGATTCTACACAATGACCCAGAGGTGGAAAAGAAGCAGGGGTGGACCACCGTGGGGGACATGGAGGGCTGCGGCCACTACCGTGTTG TGAAATATGAACGGATTAAATTCCTGGTCATTGCCCTGAAGAACTCCGTGGAGGTGTATGCCTGGGCCCCCAAACCCTACCACAAATTCATGGCCTTCAAG TCCTTTGCTGACCTCCCTCACCGCCCTCTACTGGTGGACCTGACAGTAGAGGAGGGACAGCGGCTCAAGGTCATCTATGGCTCCAGTGCTGGCTTCCATGCTGTGGATGTTGATTCTGGGAACAGCTATGACATCTACATCCCTGTACAT ATCCAGAGCCAGATCACACCCCACGCCATCATCTTCCTCCCCAACACTGATGGCATGGAGATGCTGCTGTGCTATGAAGATGAGGGTGTCTATGTCAACACTTACGGGCGGATCATCAAGGATGTGGTGCTGCAGTGGGGAGAGATGCCCACCTCTGTGG CCTACATCTGCTCCAACCAGATAATGGGCTGGGGTGAGAAGGCCATAGAGATCCGCTCTGTGGAGACAGGCCACCTAGATGGGGTCTTCATGCACAAGCGAGCCCAGAGGCTCAAGTTCCTGTGTGAGCGGAATGACAAG GTGTTTTTTGCCTCTGTCCGCTCTGGAGGAAGCAGCCAAGTTTACTTTATGACTCTGAACCGTAACTGCATCATGAACTGGTGA